The stretch of DNA AATTCGCGTCGCCGGCGCAGGTGCTCGGCTACTTCGACGGCAACACCGTCACCGCGTACTGGAACTACGCGCAGAACTTCGCGATGAGCGACAACGCGTGGACCGACACGTTCGGCCCGTCGACGCCGGGTGCGGTCGAAGTGGTGTCGGCGCAGAACAATGGCGCGCAGGTCAGCCCGAACGTCGTGACGAACTCGACGACGACGACCAACGCGATCGTCGACGGCCAGGGCGGCATGTCGCTGATCGGCGACCTGGACCCGACCACCGACACGTGCTCGATCGCCGCCGAAAAGGCGACGTCGTCGCCGCAGTCCGGTCCGACGGCGATGATGTCGAGCAAGAACATCGGCGATCTGCTGAACGCGGCGAAGATCACGTGGGGCGGCTTCATGGGCGGCTTCAACCTGCAGACCGTGAACGACAACGGCACGACCGGCTGCGCACGTTCGACGTGGTCGGACGTGCTCGGCAAGGCGGTGCCGGACTACGTGCAGCACCATGCGTGGTTCCAGTACTACACGTCGACGGCCAACCCGACGCACCAGCGCCCGAGCTCGGCGTCGGTCATCGGCTCGGACGATCCGCAGTTCGACAGCACGGCGACGCCGGTTCACCACCAGTACGACACGGACGACTTCTTCACGGCGGTTGCGGCGGGCAACTTCCCGTCGGTGAGCTTCCTGAAGGCGCCGGCAGTGGGCGACGGTCACCCGGGCAACTCGGATCCGCTCGACGAGCAGGCGTTCGTCGTGAAGGTCGTCAACTTCCTGCAGCAGCAGCCTGACTGGAAGAACACGGCCGTCATCATCGCGTACGACGACTCGGACGGCTGGTACGACCATCAGAAACCGACGATCCAGCACTCGTCGTTCGACACGACGCTGAAGGTCACGGCGGGCAACTCGGGCAACGGTGCAACGTTCCAGGGCGCCGACCAGTTCACGGCCGCCGGCCAGTGTACCGACAGCGGCGCGCAGCAACCGGCCGGCGTGAACGGCGGCGCGGTGAACGGCCGTTGCGGTCCGGGCACGCGTACGCCGTTCCTGCTGATCTCGCCGTGGGCGAAGAAGAACTTCGTCGACCACACGACGATCACGCAGGCGTCGGTCGTGCGCTTCATCGAGGACAACTGGCTCGGCGGCACGCGTCTCGGCCAGGGCGCGTTCGATGCGACCGCGGGCGACATCCGCGCGATGCTGAACACGACGGGCGACACGCCGACGGTGTTCCTCGACCAGAACCTCGGCACCAAGCTGGCGAGCGCCCCGTCGAACTAAACGGCGACCGCCCGGATGGACCGCGCCGCAACCGTGGGGCGGCGCGCGTCGGTGAAAGCCGGCGTGCGCCGCTTGAGCGGACGGCCGGACAACCTGTAGCCAGGGTCGAGCCAGTGCGTTTTGCGCACTGGCTCGACGTTTTTATTGCGTCATCCCTGTTGATCTATCGCCATGAGTCTTCGTCCTGATACTGCATTGCCTCCGTCGCTGCCCTCGGGCGGCAATTCGAGCCCCGACGCCACCCGCAAAACGCTGCGGCGCGTGCTCGGCTGGGCCGTGGCCGTCGTGGCGGCCGGATGCGTCGCGTTTGCCGCGTACGCGGCGATCTATCCCGAACGGATGCCGCCCGCGATCGGCGACATCGTCGAAGACATCACTGGCGCGAATCCGCAGCCGGTCAAGCTGCACCTGCCGCCGCAGCAGCCGCTGAGCGCGATGGCGCAGCTCGGCCGGCAGATCTTTTTCGACCCGTCGCTGTCGGCGTCGGGCAAACAGTCGTGCGCGTCGTGCCACAGCCCCGACCACGCGTATGGCCCGCCGAACGACCTGTCGGTGCAGATGGGCGGCCCGCACCTCGACCAGGCGGGCTACCGGCCGCCGCCGTCGCTCGGTTACCTGTACCGCCAGGTGCCGTTCAGCATCGGCCCGGATCTGGCCGACGACGACACCGCGCCGGCGTCGATCGCGCAGCAGGCCGCCGCCGCGAGCGGCGTGCAGCGCGCGGTGAAGACCGCCGGCGTCGCGCCTGCCGCGCCCGCGATGGTGCCGCAGGGCGGCCTGTTCTGGGACGGCCGCGCGAGCACGCTGGAAAAGCAGGCCATCTCGCCGATGCTGAACCCGGTCGAGATGGCGAACGCGACCGAGGACGACGTGATGCACAAGCTGCTGGCGACGAAATACGTCGACCAGTTCAAGAAGCTGTTCGGCGACGAGATCGTGCAGAAGCCGCACATGATGCTGGCCGAGGCGATGTTCGCGGTCGGCCGCTTCCAGTTCGAGGACCCGTCGTTCCATCCGTTCACGAGCAAGTACGACTACTGGCTGCAAGGCAAGGCCCGCCTCACGCATGCCGAGTTGCGCGGCCTGAAGCTCTTCAACGATCCGGACAAGGCGAACTGCGCCGGCTGCCACCTGAGCAAGCCGACCGCCGACCATCTGCCGCCGCTCTTCACGGACACGCAATACGAATCGCTCGGCGTGCCGCGCAACCGCGACCTGCCGGTCAACAAAAACCCGGCGTTTTACGACATGGGCGTGTGCGGGCCGTTCCGCACCGACGTGAGCGACCTGACGCAGTACTGCGGCATGTTCCTCACGCCGACGCTGCGCAACGTCGCGACGCGCCACGCGTTCTTCCACAACGGCGTTTATCACGACCTGCAGCACGTGATGGACTTCTACAACCTGCGCGCGACGAATCCGGAAAAGATCTATCCGCGCGACGCGGCGGGCAAGGTCGCGCAGTACGACGATCTGCCGGCGAAGTATCACGCCAACGTGGACGTCGCCGACGCGCCGTTCGACCGCAAGGCCGGCGACACGCCCGCGATGACCGACCAGGACATCAAGGACATCATCGCGTTCATCGGCACGCTGAACGACGGCTACAAGCCTTGATTCGACCGTATGCCGGGGCGGCTGCGCGACGGGTTCGTCGCGTTGCGCCGCCCCGGCGTCCAACGGCGCTTTGCTGCGGCGCGCTCGGGCAATTCCTCGGGCAATTCACATGCCCGGGCGTGCCGGTTTTGTCCTCCTTCCTCGCGTCCTCCCGGACGTTCCACAGGCCCGCCGCCTGACTCCTGCCGATACGCTTCAGCACGCGCTTAATGCTGTTTCGCCGTAGCGCGGACGGCAGCGAAGTCGCGCCATCCGCCGGCGAAACGCCAAAACGCTCGGACTCCTGCGCGTACCGGGCAGCTACAAAGCACCCGCGCGGGACTGCGACTATGCTTCACGGGCAGGCTCCGCAGCCTATCGTTCGGTATTCCAGGGATTTACCGCGACTTCAGCTTTCTCCTGATGCTGTTACCTACGTTCAGAGGTGGACCATGGTTTCCAGAAAGGACCGTGAAAGCAGTGGAGGCAGGATGGGCGGTTATGCGTCGTGGTGCTTCTGCGACAAGGACCGCGCACTGTACGTGAATCGCCGCATCAGCGCGGACCTGTCGCGACGCGGTTTCGTCGCCGGGATGGCCGCGTCGATGCTGAGCCTCGTGCTGCCGAAAATAGCGGGCGCGCAGAGCGCGAGCCCGCCGCCGCCGCCGGCCGCGCCGATCGTGTTCACGAATTTCCGGCTGTTCGACGGCCAGTCCGCCGCGCTGCGCGATGGATTGACGCTGACCGTCGAAGGCGATCGCGTCGGCCGGATCGAGCGCGGCCAGGCCGCCGCGGCCCCGGCCTCGACCGATGGCCGGCAGGTCGTCGATTGCGGCGGCCGCGTGATGATGCCAGGCCTGATCGACATGCACTGGCACGCGCTGCTCGCCGCGCTGCCGATCGAAGCGGTGCTGCAAGGCGACTTCGGCTACGTGTACATCGCGGCGAGCGCCGAGGCGGAGCGCACGCTGCTGCGCGGCTTCACGACGATTCGCGACGCGGGCGGCCCCGCGTTCGCGTTGAAGCAGGCGATCGACAGCGACGTGATCTCCGGCCCGCGGGTCTACCCGTCCGGCGCGATGATCACGACCACCGGCGGCCACGGCGATTTCCGGCCGCTGTCCGACATTCCAAAGGCCGGCGGCCAGATCAGCACGATCGAGAAAGAGGGCGGCGCGGTGATCGCGGACACCGCCGACGAGGTGCGTCTGCGCGCGCGCGAGCAGTTGATGCAGGGCGCGTCGCAGGTCAAGATCATCGGCGGCGGCGGCGTGTCGACGCCGCGCGCGCCGCTCGACATGGTCACGTTCTCCGAGCCGCAACTGCGCGCGGCGGTGGAGACGGCCGGCGACTGGGGCACCTACGTGCTCGTGCATGCGTACACGCCGGAGTCGATCCAGCGTTCGGTGTCGGCCGGCGTGCAGTGCATCGAGCACGGCCATCTGATGGACGACCGGACCGCCGCGCTGCTCGCGAAGAGCGGCACGTGGCTCAGCATCCAGCCGTTCTACGAAGGCGCGATCGTGCCGCGCCCGAGCCCGGTGCGCGAGAAGCAGCTCGAAATCATCGACGCGACGGACGGTGCATATCGGCTTGCGAAGAAACACGGGGTCAAGACCGCGTTCGGCTCGGACCTGCTGTTCTCGCAGGTGCTCGCGACGCGCCAGGGCGCGATGCTCGCGCAACTGAAGCGCTGGTATTCGGCGGGCGAGGCGCTGACGATGGCGACCGGCGGGAACGGCCGGCTGCTTGCGCTGTCGGACCGGCGCAATCCGTATCCGGGCAAGCTCGGCGTGCTCGAAGAGGGCGCGTATGCGGACCTGCTGCTCGTCAACGGCAACCCGCTGGAGAACCTCGAACTGATCGCCGATCCCGCGAAGAGCCTGAGCGTCGTGATGAAGGGCGGCAGGTTCTACAAGAACACGCTGGCGGCGTAGCCTGGTTTGCCCGCACACCGTCGAATGAACCGCGCCGGATCGACGACGTCGGTCCGGCGCGGCATCGACGGCGCTGGGCCGTTTAGAACTTGTGGCGCATGCCGACGCGCAGCACCAGTTGGTGGTTGTTGTCGGACGGCGTCACGCCGTTGATCGCCGCGACCGCCGCCGCGCCGGTCGAGTTCGTGCCCGACGCCTTCTGGTAGATCCCGACGAAATACAGGTCGGTCCGCTTCGACAGGAAGTAGTCGGTGCCGAGCGCGGCCTGGTGATACGTCGATCCTTCGCGGCCCTGCACCGAGCTGCCGCGCGTGTAGTCGTACGCGGCGCCGACGAGCCAGGCGGTCGTCAACTGATACTTGAAGTTCGCCTCGACGTTGTTGAACATCGCGTTGCCGCTGTTGCCGGCCGGGTTCGGGCCGGAGCCGCCGCCGTCCAGGTTGTCGAAGCGCGTGTACGAGTAGGTGCCGCCAAAGGTCGCCGCGCCGTACGTGTACGCGCCGCCCGCCGCATACACCTCCTGGGTGCGGGCGTTCGCGAAGCCCGAGAACACCGGCGACGCGATGTTGTTCAGCGTCGCGAGCGGCGCGGAGCCGGTCGTGTTCGCGAGCGCGCTCGTGCCGTAGAACGACGTGTTCGGGTTGCGGATGTTCAGGTAGCCGACGCCGAGGCCGAGCGGGCCGTTGTAGTACGAGCCGCCGAGCGACCAGATCTGGTTCTGGCTGAAATGCCCGGCGACGCCGCCGGGGCTGTACACGCCGCCGAACGTGAAGCCGCCGTAGTTGTTGCTCGTGTACTTGATCGCGTTGTTCACGCGGTTCGAGTTGTTGATGTTGTCGAGGTCGCCCGGGTGCGCGGTGTAGAAGCCGCCCCACTGGTCGCCGATTTCGAACAGGCCGACGTAGTCGACGACCGAGTCGTACTGGCGGCCGAGCGTGACCATCCCGTACGGCGTGCTGAGACCGACGAACGCCTGGCGGCCGAACATCAGGCCGCCCTGGCCGAGCTTGCCGCTGCTGAGGTCCATCCCGTTTTCGAGCACGAAGATCGCCTTCATGCCGCCGCCGAGATCCTCGGTGCCTTTCAGACCCCACCGGCTCGCCTGGATCTCGCCGCTCACGAGGCTGTACTGGCGCGCGCCGTGCGAGTTCGTGTTGAAGGTCAGGCCTTCGTCCACCACGCCGTACAGCGTCACGTTGCTCTGCGCGTGCGCGACGCCCGCGCAGGCGCCGAGCGCACCCACCATGCCCGCTAACCGAAGTGTTTTTTTCATCGTTGTTCCATCCAGTCGTTGATTTCAATCCCCGTGCGAGAAAGCCGGGAACCAAGCCGCGGTCATCGTTCGCCGACCGCGAGGCGCACTTCATAAAAAACGTCGTCCTAACAAAATTCAATTCCGTCCCGTCGGCCAGGGCGGGGGACAGCCCGGCGACGAACCGGCGCCGCATCGCGCGTCGAAGCACACGCCGAAGTGCGCATCGATTCGCGATGGAGCCTTGAATTGCGATGCAAATTAAGCATCCGAATTTGTTGTGTCAATGGAACATTTGAACGTCGAAATGTCTCATGGACGCGATCTTGAGGATGCGAAAGCAGCGGCGAAAAAGCGCCGGACGGGCGCCGGGCGAGCACCGGCGCGGCCTTGCGGGGAAAGGGCTGGAGCGAAGGGAGGGGAGAGGCAGAAAGCGCCGCGGATGGCGATGCGGACTTACCATAGAGGACAATGTTTGTTTCTCACTTTGTCCTATTGACCCGACATTACGACACTTTTAGAGTGGCCGCCATGGGAACGACACTACCTCTGCCGAAATACCACCAGATCTACCTGGTGCTTCGCGAGCAATTGCAGGAAGGCCAGTTCGACGAGGAGGGCGTTCCCGGCGAGCATCAGCTGGCCGAACAGTTCTCGGTCGCGCGCATCACGATCAGGAAGGCGATGGAAATGCTGGTCGCCGACGGGCTCGTGATCCGGCGTCCCGGCATCGGCACCTGGCCGCTGCGCGCGGAGCCGGGCCGGAAGCGCAAGCTCGCGCCGCCGCCGGAAAAAGCGCATCTGACCGGGCTGCTCGAAAACATCGTCAACGCGGGGCTGCGCACGAACGTCGAGGTGATCGACAGCAACGTCGTGCTCGCGTCGCCGGTGATCGCCGAGGCGCTGAACGTCGCGGCCGGCGACCCGGTGTACAAGACGATCCGCGTGCGCAGCACGCGCTCCGGCCCGGTGTCGTACATCACCACGCACGTGCCGCAGGCGCTCGTCGACCTGAAGCCGCGCGACCTGAAGCGCAAGCCGCTCCTGATGCTGCTCGAAGAAGCGGGCGTCGAACTGGGGGCGGCCACGCAGACCATTTCGGCGCGCCTCGCCGATGCGGTGGTCGCGCGTCATCTCGACGTGTCGGTCGGCTCGGCGCTGCTCGACGTGACGCGCGTGGTGCGCGACACGAACGAGCGGCCGGTGCAACTGCTGCAGGGGCTGTATCGGCCCGACCGCTACCAGTATCAACTGGAGCTTTCGTGCGTCGGCGACATCGACGCGCGGGTCTGGGTCAGCGAAGCGTTATCGACCACATTCAACTGAAATATCCGCCTGGAGATCTCATGAGTTCGCGTCGTACCTTTCTGCGTCAGTCGACGGCCGCGGCCGCGATGCTGGCCGCGCCCTGGGCCGCCCGCGCGGCCGCCGGCAACACCATCAAGATCGGCGTGCTGCATCCGGTCACCGGCGCGGTCGCCTATTCGGGGCAGCAGTGCCGTCTCGGCGCGCTGCTCGCGATCGAGGACATCAACAAGGCCGGCGGCATCAAGTCGCTCGGCGGCGCGACGATCGAGGCCGTGCTCGGCGACGCGCAGTCGCGCCCCGAGGCCGGCGCGGCCGAAGTCGAGCGGATGAACGAGGCAGGCGTGTCGGCGATCGTCGGTGCATATGCCTCGGCCATCTGTCTCGCGACCACGCAGACCGCCGCGAAATACGGCCTGCCGCACGTCGTCGACGTCGGCGTCGCGGACCAGATCGTGCAGCGCGGCCTCACCAACACGTTCCGCTTCGGCCCCGGCTACGACATGTGCAGCGCGCGCGCGGTCGAATACCTGAACACGCTGAACAGCGCGGCCGGCAAGCCGGCGAAGACGGTGATGATCGTGCACGAGGAGTCGCTGTTCGGCACCGGCACCGCGAAGCTGCTCAGCACCGAACTGCCGAAGTACGGGTTCGAGATCAAGGAAGTGGTCAAGCACCCGAACCCGACGCGCGACTTCAACAACATCGTGCTGCGCATGCGCGCGGTGAATCCGGACATCGTGATCCCGGCGAACTACTACGACGAATACGCGCTGCTGCTGCGCGCGATGAAGCAGCAGCGCGTGCGGCCGAAGGCGGTGTTCTCGGTGCTCGGCGGCGCGGCGTCGAGCTACAAGTTCCTGAAGGAGTATCCGGACGTCGCGGACGGCATCATCGACTGCAACCACTGGTTCAACCCGAAGGACCCGCGCGTCGCGCCGCTGCGCCAGCGCGTCGAGGCGAAGGGCGCGTACTTCTCGTACGAGGTGTTCATGACGTACACCGCGACGACGCTGCTTGCCGACGCGCTGGAGCGCGCGAAGTCGGCGGACCGCGCGGCGCTCACCGCGGCGCTCGCGTCGAGCACGTTCAAGGACCACCTGATGCCGTACGGCCCCACGCATTTCGTGAACGGCCAGAACACCGGCGCGCAGCCGCTGCTCACGCAGGTGCAGGGCGGCGACATCCGGGTGATCCTGCCGCCGGACTTCCGCGAGGTCGCGCCGGTGTTTCCGCTGAAGGGCTAAGGTTCCGCGCATGTTCGATCCCATCATCCTCGTGCCGGCGCTGCTGAACGGGCTCACGACGGGCGCCGTGTACGCGCTCGTCGCGCTCGGCCTCACGCTGATCTACGGCGTGCTGCACATCATCAACTTCGCGCACGGCGCGGCGCTGATGGTCGCGCTGTACGCGGTGTATCTGCTGAAGGACCGGCTCGGCATCGACCCGTATCTCGCGCTGCCGTTCGTGATGGCCGGGATGTTCGTGTTCGGCTACCTGTTGCAGCGCGTGGTCATCAACCGCGCGAGCCACGGCTCCGACGAGAACATCCTGCTCGTCACGCTCGGCCTGTCGATCGTGCTGGAAAACCTCGCGCTCGTGCTGTTCCATTCGGACACGCGCAACATCGACACGTCGTATGCGATGTCCACCGTCGAGATCGGCCCGGCGATGATCGCGCTGCCGAAGGTGATCGCGTTTTTCGGCGCGCTGGCGGTCGCGGCGGCGCTGTACGTCATCATCCGCGCGACCGATCTGGGCCGCGCGATCCGCGCGGTGTCGCGCGAGAAACACGGCGCGAAGCTGATGGGGATCGACGTCGACAAGGTCTATGCGCTGTCGTTCGGCATCGGCATGGCGTGCGTCGGCGCGGCCGCCTGTTTCCTGCTGCCGAGCTACTACGTGAGCCCGCAGGTCGGCGGCGGTTTCGTGCTGATCGCGTTCACGATCGTCGTGCTCGGCGGGATGGGCAGCTTCGCGGGCGCGCTGCTCGGCGGGCTGCTGATCGGCGTGGTCGAGTCGCTGGGCGGGCTGTGGTTCGGCGATTCGATGGGGCAGATGGGCATCTTCGCGATCTTCATCATCGTGCTGCTGGTGCGCCCGCAGGGTCTGTTCGGCAAGAGGGCATAACCGATGCGCGACGTTCGTTCCATCCTGATCTTCGGCGTGCTGGTCGCCGGCGCCGCGACGGCGCTGCACTCCGGCGTGCTGCTCAACTTCCTGATGATGGCGCTGTACGCGGTGCTGCTGTCGCAGGCCTGGAACATTCTCGGCGGCTACGGCGGCCAACTGTCGTTCGGCCACGCGCTGTTCTTCGGCGTCGGCGCGTACACCCAGGCGATCGCGCAACTGAGCTGGGGCTGGAACCCCTGGCTCGCGCTGCCGGTCGCGATCGCGTTCGGTCTCGTGGCCGGCGTGGTGGTCGGCCTGCTCGCGTTTCGCGGCGGGCTGCGCGGTTCGTATTTCGCGCTGGTCACGCTCGCGTTCGCGGAGGTCGCGCGGATCGTCGCCGTGTCGGTGCCGTTCACCGGCGGCGGCGTCGGCCTGATGGTGCCGCTGCACGCGAGTATCGCGAACCTCCAGTTCGGTTCGCGGCGCGGCTACATCTATCTGCTGCTCGTGGCGGTCTGCTGCGCGCTCGCGCTGACCGCATGGCTGCGCCACTCGCGCTTCGGCGCATATCTGCAGGCGGTGCGCGACAACGAGAATGCGGCGCGCGCGGTCGGCGTCGATCCGGTGCGCGTGAAGCTCGGTGCGATCGCCTGGTCGGCCGCGTTCATGAGCGTGGCCGGCGCGTGTTACGTGCAGATGTTCCAGTACATCGACGCGGGCATCGCGTTCGGCCCGTCGATCTCGGTGCAGGCGCTGGTCGGCGTGATCGTCGGCGGGGTCGGCACGCTGTGGGGGCCGGTGCTCGGCGCGGCGCTGCTGTATGCGCTCGGCGAGGTCACGCGCAACCTGTTCGGCGAACTGCCGGGCCTCAGCATGGTGATCTACGGCGCGGTGCTGGTCGTGATCGTGATGTTCATGCCGCGCGGGCTGTCCGGCGCGGGCGTGTCGGCGCGGCGGCTGTGGTCGCGCCCGGCCGCGAACGCGGAACAGCGCAAGGAGCAGGCCCGTGTCTGACGTACTGTTGCAGGCCCGCGGCCTGTCCATCACCTTCGGCGGTTTGCGCGCCGTGCAGGACGTGTCGCTCGACGTGCCGCCGAACCGCCTCACCGCGCTCGTCGGCCCGAACGGCGCGGGCAAGACCACGCTGTTCGCGCTGCTGTCCGGCTTCCTGAAGCCGGGCGCGGGCAGCGTGCAGTTCATGGGACGCGACATCACCGGCTTGCCGCCGCATCAGTCGGCGCGGCTCGGCCTCACGCGCACGTTCCAGATCGTGCAGCCGTTCGGCGCGCAGACGGTGCGCGAGAACATCGCGGTCGGCGCGCATCTGCATCTGCGCGACCGGCGCGCGGCGCTTGCCGCCGCCGACGAGGTGGCCGAGCGCGTGAACCTGAAGGACAACCTCGACAAGCCGGCCGCCGACCTGACCGTCGCGGGCCGCAAGCGCCTCGAACTCGCGCGCGCGCTCGCGACCCGGCCGCGCCTGCTGCTGCTCGACGAAGTGCTCGCGGGGCTGAACCCGAGCGAGATCGACGAGATGATCCCGGTGATCCGCGGACTCGCGGACAGCGGCGTCACGGTGCTGATGATCGAGCACGTGATGCGCGCGGTGATGAGCCTCGCGGAGCACGTATGGGTGCTCGCGCAGGGCCGGCTGATCGCGGGCGGCACGCCGCGCGAGGTCACCTCGAACCCGGCGGTGATCGAGGCGTATCTCGGCCACGGCACCGCCGAACGGCTCGCGCGCGAAGGAGAACAACCGTGAGCGCACTGCTCGAAATCGAAGGGCTGCACTCGGGTTACGGCCGCACCGAAGTGCTGCGCGGCGTGGACATGCGCGTGGACGACGGCGAGATCGTCGTGCTGCTCGGCAGCAACGGCGTCGGCAAGACCACGCTGAACAACACGATCTGCGGGATCAACCGCGCGTGGCAGGGCAGCGTGCGGTTCGACGGGCAGGTGCTGACCGGCCGCCACTACCGCGACGTCGTGTCGGCCGGGCTGATCCAGGTGCCGGAAGGGCGGCGCATCTTCCCGAACCT from Paraburkholderia caballeronis encodes:
- a CDS encoding phospholipase C, coding for MFRKSLLPIPFAAALLALSACGSSHDDTPAAPAQSAQDSLKTATPIKHVVVIYGENVSFDHYFATYPTASNLAGEPQFSAAANTQTDINTLVAKSLTGANNPNAAAGSPNLVNATINTITTEPPKAPNGGVALSATVTPQPFRLDRAQANTESQNHSYTPEQLGDDNGKMDATPLFTSAANAIPGSTGEFASPAQVLGYFDGNTVTAYWNYAQNFAMSDNAWTDTFGPSTPGAVEVVSAQNNGAQVSPNVVTNSTTTTNAIVDGQGGMSLIGDLDPTTDTCSIAAEKATSSPQSGPTAMMSSKNIGDLLNAAKITWGGFMGGFNLQTVNDNGTTGCARSTWSDVLGKAVPDYVQHHAWFQYYTSTANPTHQRPSSASVIGSDDPQFDSTATPVHHQYDTDDFFTAVAAGNFPSVSFLKAPAVGDGHPGNSDPLDEQAFVVKVVNFLQQQPDWKNTAVIIAYDDSDGWYDHQKPTIQHSSFDTTLKVTAGNSGNGATFQGADQFTAAGQCTDSGAQQPAGVNGGAVNGRCGPGTRTPFLLISPWAKKNFVDHTTITQASVVRFIEDNWLGGTRLGQGAFDATAGDIRAMLNTTGDTPTVFLDQNLGTKLASAPSN
- a CDS encoding cytochrome-c peroxidase gives rise to the protein MSLRPDTALPPSLPSGGNSSPDATRKTLRRVLGWAVAVVAAGCVAFAAYAAIYPERMPPAIGDIVEDITGANPQPVKLHLPPQQPLSAMAQLGRQIFFDPSLSASGKQSCASCHSPDHAYGPPNDLSVQMGGPHLDQAGYRPPPSLGYLYRQVPFSIGPDLADDDTAPASIAQQAAAASGVQRAVKTAGVAPAAPAMVPQGGLFWDGRASTLEKQAISPMLNPVEMANATEDDVMHKLLATKYVDQFKKLFGDEIVQKPHMMLAEAMFAVGRFQFEDPSFHPFTSKYDYWLQGKARLTHAELRGLKLFNDPDKANCAGCHLSKPTADHLPPLFTDTQYESLGVPRNRDLPVNKNPAFYDMGVCGPFRTDVSDLTQYCGMFLTPTLRNVATRHAFFHNGVYHDLQHVMDFYNLRATNPEKIYPRDAAGKVAQYDDLPAKYHANVDVADAPFDRKAGDTPAMTDQDIKDIIAFIGTLNDGYKP
- a CDS encoding metal-dependent hydrolase family protein, which produces MVSRKDRESSGGRMGGYASWCFCDKDRALYVNRRISADLSRRGFVAGMAASMLSLVLPKIAGAQSASPPPPPAAPIVFTNFRLFDGQSAALRDGLTLTVEGDRVGRIERGQAAAAPASTDGRQVVDCGGRVMMPGLIDMHWHALLAALPIEAVLQGDFGYVYIAASAEAERTLLRGFTTIRDAGGPAFALKQAIDSDVISGPRVYPSGAMITTTGGHGDFRPLSDIPKAGGQISTIEKEGGAVIADTADEVRLRAREQLMQGASQVKIIGGGGVSTPRAPLDMVTFSEPQLRAAVETAGDWGTYVLVHAYTPESIQRSVSAGVQCIEHGHLMDDRTAALLAKSGTWLSIQPFYEGAIVPRPSPVREKQLEIIDATDGAYRLAKKHGVKTAFGSDLLFSQVLATRQGAMLAQLKRWYSAGEALTMATGGNGRLLALSDRRNPYPGKLGVLEEGAYADLLLVNGNPLENLELIADPAKSLSVVMKGGRFYKNTLAA
- a CDS encoding porin, whose product is MKKTLRLAGMVGALGACAGVAHAQSNVTLYGVVDEGLTFNTNSHGARQYSLVSGEIQASRWGLKGTEDLGGGMKAIFVLENGMDLSSGKLGQGGLMFGRQAFVGLSTPYGMVTLGRQYDSVVDYVGLFEIGDQWGGFYTAHPGDLDNINNSNRVNNAIKYTSNNYGGFTFGGVYSPGGVAGHFSQNQIWSLGGSYYNGPLGLGVGYLNIRNPNTSFYGTSALANTTGSAPLATLNNIASPVFSGFANARTQEVYAAGGAYTYGAATFGGTYSYTRFDNLDGGGSGPNPAGNSGNAMFNNVEANFKYQLTTAWLVGAAYDYTRGSSVQGREGSTYHQAALGTDYFLSKRTDLYFVGIYQKASGTNSTGAAAVAAINGVTPSDNNHQLVLRVGMRHKF
- a CDS encoding GntR family transcriptional regulator; the protein is MGTTLPLPKYHQIYLVLREQLQEGQFDEEGVPGEHQLAEQFSVARITIRKAMEMLVADGLVIRRPGIGTWPLRAEPGRKRKLAPPPEKAHLTGLLENIVNAGLRTNVEVIDSNVVLASPVIAEALNVAAGDPVYKTIRVRSTRSGPVSYITTHVPQALVDLKPRDLKRKPLLMLLEEAGVELGAATQTISARLADAVVARHLDVSVGSALLDVTRVVRDTNERPVQLLQGLYRPDRYQYQLELSCVGDIDARVWVSEALSTTFN
- a CDS encoding ABC transporter substrate-binding protein — translated: MSSRRTFLRQSTAAAAMLAAPWAARAAAGNTIKIGVLHPVTGAVAYSGQQCRLGALLAIEDINKAGGIKSLGGATIEAVLGDAQSRPEAGAAEVERMNEAGVSAIVGAYASAICLATTQTAAKYGLPHVVDVGVADQIVQRGLTNTFRFGPGYDMCSARAVEYLNTLNSAAGKPAKTVMIVHEESLFGTGTAKLLSTELPKYGFEIKEVVKHPNPTRDFNNIVLRMRAVNPDIVIPANYYDEYALLLRAMKQQRVRPKAVFSVLGGAASSYKFLKEYPDVADGIIDCNHWFNPKDPRVAPLRQRVEAKGAYFSYEVFMTYTATTLLADALERAKSADRAALTAALASSTFKDHLMPYGPTHFVNGQNTGAQPLLTQVQGGDIRVILPPDFREVAPVFPLKG
- a CDS encoding branched-chain amino acid ABC transporter permease, which translates into the protein MFDPIILVPALLNGLTTGAVYALVALGLTLIYGVLHIINFAHGAALMVALYAVYLLKDRLGIDPYLALPFVMAGMFVFGYLLQRVVINRASHGSDENILLVTLGLSIVLENLALVLFHSDTRNIDTSYAMSTVEIGPAMIALPKVIAFFGALAVAAALYVIIRATDLGRAIRAVSREKHGAKLMGIDVDKVYALSFGIGMACVGAAACFLLPSYYVSPQVGGGFVLIAFTIVVLGGMGSFAGALLGGLLIGVVESLGGLWFGDSMGQMGIFAIFIIVLLVRPQGLFGKRA
- a CDS encoding branched-chain amino acid ABC transporter permease, whose amino-acid sequence is MRDVRSILIFGVLVAGAATALHSGVLLNFLMMALYAVLLSQAWNILGGYGGQLSFGHALFFGVGAYTQAIAQLSWGWNPWLALPVAIAFGLVAGVVVGLLAFRGGLRGSYFALVTLAFAEVARIVAVSVPFTGGGVGLMVPLHASIANLQFGSRRGYIYLLLVAVCCALALTAWLRHSRFGAYLQAVRDNENAARAVGVDPVRVKLGAIAWSAAFMSVAGACYVQMFQYIDAGIAFGPSISVQALVGVIVGGVGTLWGPVLGAALLYALGEVTRNLFGELPGLSMVIYGAVLVVIVMFMPRGLSGAGVSARRLWSRPAANAEQRKEQARV
- a CDS encoding ABC transporter ATP-binding protein encodes the protein MSDVLLQARGLSITFGGLRAVQDVSLDVPPNRLTALVGPNGAGKTTLFALLSGFLKPGAGSVQFMGRDITGLPPHQSARLGLTRTFQIVQPFGAQTVRENIAVGAHLHLRDRRAALAAADEVAERVNLKDNLDKPAADLTVAGRKRLELARALATRPRLLLLDEVLAGLNPSEIDEMIPVIRGLADSGVTVLMIEHVMRAVMSLAEHVWVLAQGRLIAGGTPREVTSNPAVIEAYLGHGTAERLAREGEQP